A genomic window from Apium graveolens cultivar Ventura unplaced genomic scaffold, ASM990537v1 ctg3274, whole genome shotgun sequence includes:
- the LOC141701052 gene encoding rust resistance kinase Lr10-like: LSTSYFHFSSYFGTVYKGKLRSGHFVAVKILGKSKASAQQFTNEVATSGRIHHVSVVQLTGFCFEGRKRALIYEFMPNGSLEKYILRREEKEEKETLFLSWEKMFKISCKVASGIDYLHRGCDMQILHFDIKPHNILLDENFNPEISDFGLAKLYATDDSTVILTAARGTMGYMAPEMFYKNIGGVSYKADVYSFGMLMMEMTSQRRSLNPLVDHISHSHSPISVYNELRKGNEIEMEDVAEDERKLVKKMIIVAFWCIQLKPSERPPMSKVIEMLEGDAELLVMPPKPSMYPQEPARIVT; encoded by the coding sequence CTCTCCACTTCCTACTTCCACTTCAGTAGTTACTTCGGGACTGTGTATAAAGGGAAGCTTCGCAGTGGTCATTTTGTAGCAGTAAAGATATTGGGCAAGTCCAAGGCATCTGCGCAACAATTCACTAATGAAGTAGCTACGAGTGGAAGGATTCATCATGTCAGTGTGGTGCAACTCACTGGTTTTTGCTTTGAAGGAAGAAAACGTGCTCTGATCTATGAGTTCATGCCCAACGGATCTTTAGAGAAGTACATTTTGCGTcgagaagaaaaagaagaaaaagaaacttTGTTCTTGAGCTGGGAAAAGATGTTCAAGATTTCCTGCAAAGTAGCAAGTGGAATTGACTACTTGCATCGAGGTTGTGACATGCAAATTTTGCATTTTGACATCAAGCCTCACAACATTCTTCTTGATGAGAATTTCAATCCGGAAATTTCTGATTTTGGACTTGCGAAATTGTATGCCACTGATGACAGCACTGTGATTCTGACTGCAGCAAGAGGGACAATGGGTTACATGGCTCCAGAGATGTTTTACAAAAATATCGGAGGCGTTTCATATAAAGCGGATGTTTATAGTTTCGGAATGTTGATGATGGAAATGACTAGCCAAAGAAGAAGCTTGAATCCATTAGTGGATCATATTAGCCATTCTCACTCTCCCATATCGGTGTATAACGAACTTCGCAAAGGAAACGAGATTGAAATGGAAGATGTTGCTGAGGACGAAAGGAAGTTGGTAAAGAAAATGATCATAGTAGCATTCTGGTGTATACAATTGAAGCCGAGTGAGCGTCCTCCGATGAGCAAAGTTATCGAGATGCTTGAAGGAGATGCAGAACTCTTAGTAATGCCTCCTAAACCTTCAATGTACCCTCAAGAACCAGCTAGGATTGTAACATGA
- the LOC141701054 gene encoding glutamate synthase 1 [NADH], chloroplastic-like → MSIAPNSIFQATRLRNLGGITKAKPVLNPQLNVLSHVGVKSSHVRASGLGLERTRFYGTRLRVGSGQERAHIWQSDGPGKAPRLRVGVVRSLMSQVPEKPLGLYDASFDKDSCGVGFIAELSGQSSRKTITDAIEMLIRMTHRGACGCENNTGDGAGILVDLPHDFYKEVAKDVGFELPPPEKYAVGMFFLPTSESRREQSKNVFTKVAESLGHTVLGWRRVPTDNSKLGQSAVQTEPVIEQVFLTPTPKSEADFEQQLYKLRRVSMVAIRAALNLQHGSMKDFYICSLSSRTIVYKGQLKPDQLEDYYYADLGNQRFTSYMAMVHSRFSTNTFPSWDRAQPMRVLGHNGEINTLRGNVNWMKAREGLLKCRELQLSKDEMKKLLPIVDANSSDSGSFDGVLELLVRAGRSLPEAIMMMIPEAWQNDENMDPQRKALYEYFSALMEPWDGPALISFTDGHYLGATLDRNGLRPGRFYVTHSGRVIMASEVGVVDIPPEDISRKGRLNPGMMLLVDFKKHVVVDDEALKQQYSLARPYGEWLERQKITVKNIVESVDESDRAWPPITGVLKASNNDDNMEYMGMHGLVAPLRAFGYTVESLEMLLLPMAKDGVEALGSMGNDAPLAVMSNREKLTFEYFKQMFAQVTNPPIDPIREKIVTSMECMVGPEGDLTETSEEQCQRMSLQGPLLSIDEMQAIKKMNYRGWRSKVVDITYLKERGRNGLEETLDRICSEAHDAIKKGYTTLVLSDRGFSSNRVAVSSLLAVGAVHQHLVKKHERTRIALIVDSAEPREVHHFCTLVGFGADAICPYLAVEAIWRLQVDGKIPPKSSGEFHSKEDLVKKYYEASQYGMMKVLAKMGISTLASYKGAQIFEAVGLSTEVMERCFAGTPSRVEGATFEALADDALHLHDLAFPSRALPPTSAESVALPNPGDYHWRKGGEIHLNDPLAISKLQEAARGNSVSAYKEYSKRIQELNKSCNLRGLLKFKEAAVKIPLEEVEPAKEIVKRFCTGAMSYGSISLEAHTTLAMAMNKIGGKSNTGEGGEQPSRMEPLSDGSMNPRRSAIKQVASGRFGVSSYYLTNADELQIKMAQGAKPGEGGELPGHKVIGDIAVTRNSTAGVGLISPPPHHDIYSIEDLSQLIYDLKNANPAARVSVKLVSEAGVGVIASGVVKGHADHILISGHDGGTGASRWTGIKSAGLPWELGLAETHQTLVANDLRGRTVLQTDGQLKTGRDVAIAALLGAEEFGFSTAPLITLGCIMMRKCHKNTCPVGIATQDPVLREKFAGEPEHVINFFFMLAEEVREIMSQLGLRTINEMVGRADMLEIDEELTKNNEKLKTIDLSLLLKPAAEIRPQAAQYCVEKQDHGLDMVLDRKLISLSTPALSRSLPVYMETPICNTDRAVGTMLSHEVTKRYHNVGLPVDTIHVKLNGSAGQSLGAFLCPGITLELEGDGNDYVGKGLSGGKIVVYPSKGSNFDPKENIVIGNVALYGATNGEAYFNGMAAERFCVRNSGAKAVVEGVGDHGCEYMTGGTVVVLGKTGRNFAAGMSGGVAYVFDVDTKFRSRCNAELVDLDKVEEEDDITTLRMMIQQHQRHTGSQLAKEVLANFDNLLPSFIKVFPRDYKRVLANQKKEETAKRAAEKAAKEAEQQEEAELAKKDAFEELKKMAATSLNGKASEEGKTKVLERPSQVADAVKHRGFVSYERAGVSYRDPNVRMTDWKEVMEETKPGPLVKTQSARCMDCGTPFCHQENSGCPLGNKIPEFNELVYQNRWREALNRLLETNNFPEFTGRVCPAPCEGSCVLGIIENPVSIKSIECAIIDKAFEEGWMVPRPPVTRTGKRVAIVGSGPSGLAAADQLNRIGHSVTVFERSDRVGGLMMYGVPNMKTDKVDVVQRRVDLMEKEGVTFVVNATVGKDLSYSLDRLREENDAIILAVGATKPRDLPIPGRSLSGVHFAMEFLHANTKSLLDSNLEDGNYISAKGKKVVVIGGGDTGTDCIGTSIRHGCTNIVNLELLPEPPRTRAPGNPWPQWPRIFRVDYGHQEAATKFGKDPRSYEVLTKRFIGDENGVVKALELVRVQWEKDASGKFQFKEVEGSEEIIEADLVLLAMGFLGPESTIADKLELERDSRSNIKADYGRFSTNIDGVFAAGDCRRGQSLVVWAISEGRQAASQVDKYLLKEKNDVNSDRQSNISEDTRLATSRR, encoded by the exons ATGTCAATTGCTCCCAATTCAATTTTCCAAGCAACAAGGCTACGTAATCTTGGTGGTATCACTAAAGCTAAGCCTGTTTTGAATCCCCAACTCAATGTTTTGAGCCATGTTGGTGTAAAAAGTAGCCATGTTAGAGCTTCTGGGTTGGGCTTGGAGAGAACTAGGTTTTATGGGACCAGATTAAGAGTTGGGTCGGGTCAAGAAAGGGCCCATATTTGGCAATCTGATGGACCCGGAAAAGCTCCAAGACTTAGAGTTGGGGTGGTGAGGTCTTTGATGTCACAAGTGCCTGAGAAGCCATTAGGGTTGTATGATGCTTCTTTTGATAAGGACTCTTGTGGGGTTGGCTTTATTGCTGAGTTGTCTGGTCAAAGTAGCCGTAAAACG ATTACGGATGCAATAGAGATGTTGATACGCATGACACATAGAGGTGCGTGTGGATGTGAAAATAATACTGGTGATGGAGCTGGCATTCTTGTTGATCTTCCTCATGACTTCTACAAGGAG GTTGCTAAGGATGTCGGCTTTGAGCTGCCACCACCTGAGAAATATGCTGTCGGAATGTTTTTCTTGCCTACGTCTGAAAGTAGGAGGGAACAAAGCAAAAATGTTTTTACTAAG GTTGCTGAGTCACTTGGGCATACTGTTCTTGGTTGGCGCCGTGTCCCCACAGATAACTCTAAATTGGGCCAGTCTGCTGTACAAACCGAGCCTGTCATTGAACAAGTGTTTCTTACTCCTACACCCAAGTCTGAGGCTGATTTTGAGCAACAG TTGTATAAATTAAGGAGAGTTTCAATGGTAGCTATACGAGCGGCCTTAAATCTCCAACATGGCAGCATGAAGGATTTCTATATATGTTCTCTATCCTCGAG AACCATTGTCTACAAAGGTCAATTGAAGCCTGATCAGTTGGAAGATTACTACTATGCAGATCTGGGAAATCAAAGGTTTACGAGCTACATGGCCATG GTTCATTCACGGTTTTCAACCAATACATTTCCAAGCTGGGACCGTGCTCAGCCTATGCGTGTTTTAGGGCATAATGGAGAAATCAACACACTCCGGGGAAATGTCAATTG GATGAAGGCCCGGGAAGGTTTACTGAAGTGCAGGGAGCTTCAGTTGTCAAAGGATGAGATGAAGAAACTTCTACCGATTGTAGATGCAAACTCATCTGATTCTG GATCTTTTGATGGTGTCCTTGAGCTTCTAGTTCGAGCAGGCAGGAGTCTCCCAGAAGCTATTATGATGATGATCCCTGAAGCTTGGCAGAATGACGAAAATATGGATCCTCAACGAAAGGCTTTGTATGAATATTTTTCAGCGCTCATGGAACCGTGGGATGGTCCAGCACTAATATCAT TTACTGATGGTCATTATCTTGGGGCTACCTTGGACCGAAATGGATTACGCCCTGGTCGCTTTTATGTTACTCACAGCGGACGAGTTATAATGGCAAGTGAAGTTGGGGTGGTGGATATCCCACCAGAAGATATATCTAGGAAAGGAAGACTGAATCCTGGAATGATGCTTCTTGTGGATTTCAAAAAGCATGTTGTTGTAGATGATGAAGCTTTAAAGCAGCAGTACTCACTAGCACGACCTTATGGAGAGTGGCTTGAAAGGCAAAAGATAACTGTTAAGAACATTGTTGAATCTGTTGACGAATCTGATAGGGCGTGGCCACCCATAACCGGAGTCTTGAAA GCATCTAACAATGATGACAATATGGAATACATGGGAATGCATGGTTTAGTGGCTCCCCTGAGGGCTTTTGG TTACACAGTCGAATCATTAGAGATGCTACTGCTACCAATGGCAAAAGATGGTGTTGAAGCTCTTGGCTCGATGGGGAATGATGCTCCACTGGCTGTGATGTCAAACAGAGAGAAACTTACTTTTGAATATTTCAAGCAAATGTTTGCTCAGGTTACAAATCCTCCAATTGATCCTATCCGGGAGAAGATAGTTACATCTATGGAGTGCATGGTTGGCCCAGAAGGGGATCTGACAGAGACCAGTGAAGAACAATGTCAACGTATGTCACTCCAAGGCCCCCTTCTATCGATTGATGAAATGCAAGCTATTAAGAAAATGAACTACAGAGGCTGGCGCAGCAAAGTTGTAGATATTACGTATTTGAAGGAACGTGGCAGAAACGGATTGGAAGAGACATTAGATAGGATCTGTTCAGAAGCACATGATGCGATCAAGAAAGGCTATACTACTCTGGTGCTCTCTGATCGAG GATTTTCCTCGAACCGAGTTGCCGTTAGCTCCCTATTGGCTGTTGGTGCTGTCCATCAACATTTAGTTAAAAAACATGAGCGTACTCGCATTGCTTTAATTGTGGATTCTGCTGAGCCAAGAGAAGTGCACCATTTCTGTACACTGGTTGGTTTTGGTGCAGATGCTATCTGCCCGTATTTGGCTGTGGAGGCTATTTGGCGACTTCAAGTTGATGGAAAGATACCACCTAAATCTAGCGGTGAATTCCACTCAAAGGAGGATCTGGTCAAGAAGTATTATGAAGCAAGTCAGTACGGAATGATGAAAGTTCTTGCTAAGATGGGTATATCAACCTTGGCCTCATACAAGGGTGCTCAAATTTTTGAGGCTGTTGGTCTTTCTACAGAAGTGATGGAAAGGTGCTTTGCTGGAACTCCTAGCAGGGTAGAGGGTGCAACATTTGAGGCACTTGCTGACGATGCTCTTCATTTGCATGATCTTGCATTTCCATCACGCGCATTACCTCCGACAAGTGCCGAGTCTGTTGCACTCCCAAATCCTGGTGATTACCACTGGAGGAAAGGCGGTGAGATTCATCTGAATGATCCTCTTGCAATATCGAAGCTGCAGGAGGCAGCCAGAGGAAATAGTGTGTCTGCCTACAAGGAGTATTCTAAGCGCATACAGGAACTAAATAAGTCCTGTAATTTGCGGGGACTTCTGAAATTCAAAGAGGCGGCAGTGAAGATACCTTTGGAGGAAGTCGAGCCAGCCAAGGAAATCGTGAAGAGGTTCTGTACCGGAGCTATGAGTTATGGATCAATTTCACTGGAGGCCCACACAACCCTTGCTATGGCAATGAATAAGATTGGAGGGAAGTCGAATACAG GCGAGGGTGGTGAACAACCATCTCGTATGGAGCCACTTTCAGATGGTTCGATGAATCCTAGGAGGAGTGCAATCAAGCAGGTTGCAAGTGGAAGATTTGGTGTTTCAAGTTATTACCTAACAAATGCTGATGAGCTTCAGATAAAAATGGCTCAG GGAGCAAAGCCCGGTGAAGGAGGAGAACTTCCTGGCCACAAGGTAATCGGTGATATTGCAGTCACTCGGAATTCTACTGCAGGGGTGGGTCTGATAAGCCCTCCTCCCCATCATGACATCTATTCTATAGAGGATCTTTCTCAACTGATTTATGATTTAAAG AATGCTAATCCAGCAGCTAGAGTGAGTGTGAAATTGGTTTCTGAAGCTGGTGTTGGTGTAATAGCTAGTGGTGTTGTCAAGGGGCATGCTGATCATATATTAATCTCTGGCCATGATGGAGGTACAGGGGCTTCTCGATGGACTGGTATCAAGAGTGCTGGGCTTCCTTGGGAACTTGGTCTTGCGGAGACCCACCAAACTCTTGTTGCTAATGATCTCCGTGGTCGAACAGTTCTCCAGACAGACGGTCAACTGAAAACTGGAAGAGATGTGGCCATTGCTGCCCTTCTTGGCGCTGAGGAATTTGGTTTCAGCACTGCTCCTCTAATAACTCTTGGGTGTATCATGATGCGGAAGTGCCACAAAAACACTTGCCCTGTTGGCATTGCAACCCAAGATCCAGTTCTTAGAGAAAAATTTGCTGGAGAACCCGAACATGTCATTAATTTCTTCTTTATGCTAGCAGAAGAAGTAAGAGAAATTATGTCTCAGCTTGGTTTGAGAACAATTAATGAAATGGTTGGCCGCGCAGACATGCTTGAAATTGATGAAGAACTAACGAAGAATAATGAGAAACTGAAGACTATAGATCTCTCTTTATTACTTAAACCAGCTGCTGAAATTCGTCCACAGGCTGCACAATATTGTGTAGAGAAACAAGACCATGGGTTAGACATGGTCTTGGATCGAAAATTAATATCATTGTCTACACCTGCTTTGTCCAGAAGTCTTCCGGTATACATGGAAACACCTATCTGCAATACAGATCGTGCAGTTGGAACAATGTTAAGCCATGAAGTGACGAAGCGCTACCATAATGTTGGCCTTCCTGTAGATACTATACACGTCAAACTTAATGGTAGTGCAGGCCAGAGCCTTGGAGCTTTTCTTTGTCCTGGAATCACGCTAGAGCTTGAAGGTGACGGTAATGACTATGTTGGGAAAGGATTGTCAGGTGGCAAGATTGTTGTTTACCCTTCCAAAGGAAGCAATTTTGACCCAAAAGAAAACATTGTAATTGGAAATGTGGCTCTTTATGGTGCAACAAATGGTGAAGCTTACTTTAATGGGATGGCTGCTGAAAGATTTTGTGTACGTAATTCTGGAGCTAAAGCAGTTGTAGAAGGTGTTGGTGATCATGGTTGTGAATATATGACTGGTGGGACCGTTGTTGTTCTTGGGAAAACTGGGAGGAATTTTGCAGCTGGCATGAGTGGTGGTGTTGCTTATGTTTTCGACGTAGATACAAAATTTCGATCACGATGCAATGCTGAATTGGTTGATCTTGATAaagtggaagaagaagatgatatCACGACTCTTAGGATGATGATACAGCAACATCAGCGGCATACCGGCAGCCAGCTAGCCAAAGAAGTGCTTGCGAACTTTGATAACCTCTTACCTTCATTTATCAAGGTCTTTCCAAGGGATTACAAAAGAGTACTTGCTAATCAAAAAAAGGAGGAAACTGCAAAGAGGGCTGCGGAAAAGGCTGCTAAAGAAGCTGAGCAGCAAGAGGAGGCAGAGCTAGCTAAAAAAGATGCCTTTGAAGAGCTAAAGAAAATGGCTGCAACATCTTTGAATGGGAAAGCTAGTGAG GAAGGGAAGACTAAAGTATTAGAGAGACCATCTCAGGTAGCTGATGCTGTTAAACATAGAGGTTTTGTTTCTTATGAGCGTGCAGGCGTTTCATACAGGGATCCCAATGTTCGGATGACTGACTGGAAAGAAGTTATGGAAGAGACTAAACCTGGGCCACTTGTAAAGACACAGTCTGCTCGCTGTATGGACTGTGGCACACCTTTCTGTCATCAA GAGAACTCAGGATGTCCTCTTGGAAATAAAATACCCGAATTCAACGAGCTGGTGTACCAAAATAGGTGGCGTGAAGCACTCAATCGGCTTCTGGAGACTAATAATTTTCCAGAGTTCACTGGTCGAGTATGCCCAGCACCAtgtgaaggttcttgtgtgcttggTATTATAGAAAATCCAGTATCTATTAAGAGCATCGAGTGTGCTATTATTGACAAGGCTTTTGAGGAAGGGTGGATGGTGCCACGGCCTCCAGTCACTAGAACAGG GAAAAGAGTTGCTATTGTTGGGAGTGGACCTTCTGGTTTGGCAGCTGCTGATCAGCTAAATAGAATAGGTCATTCTGTGACTGTTTTTGAGCGTTCTGATCGAGTCGGGGGACTTATGATGTATGGAGTTCCTAACATGAAGACAGACAAAGTTGATGTTGTTCAAAGGCGGGTTGACCTTATGGAGAAAGAAGGTGTGACTTTCGTTGTTAATGCCACTGTTGGTAAAGATCTGTCTTACTCTCTAGACCGACTTCGTGAGGAGAACGATGCTATCATTTTAGCTGTAGGAGCCACAAAGCCGAG GGACCTTCCTATTCCTGGAAGGAGTTTATCAGGAGTCCATTTTGCAATGGAGTTCCTTCATGCCAACACTAAAAGCTTGTTAGATAGCAATCTTGAGGATGGTAACTACATTTCAGCTAAAGGAAAAAAAGTTGTGGTAATTGGCGGAGGTGACACTGGAACAGATTGCATAGGGACTTCTATTCGACACGGTTGCACTAACATTGTAAATTTGGAGCTGCTCCCTGAGCCGCCAAGAACAAGGGCACCGGGTAACCCCTGGCCACAG TGGCCTCGCATATTCCGCGTAGATTATGGACACCAGGAAGCGGCTACCAAGTTCGGAAAAGACCCCAGATCCTACGAGGTGTTAACTAAGAGGTTTATTGGAGATGAGAATGGGGTTGTGAAAGCACTGGAACTTGTGCGTGTTCAATGGGAGAAGGATGCAAGTGGAAAGTTCCAATTCAAAGAAGTCGAAGGTTCTGAGGAGATCATTGAGGCTGATTTAGTACTACTAGCCATGGGTTTTCTTGGTCCTGAATCG ACGATAGCCGATAAACTGGAGTTGGAGAGAGACAGTAGATCAAACATCAAAGCAGATTACGGCCGTTTCTCTACTAACATAGATGGGGTATTTGCTGCCGGTGATTGTCGACGTGGACAATCTTTAGTTGTATGGGCCATTTCAGAAGGTCGGCAAGCTGCTTCTCAAGTCGACAAGTACCTCCTCAAAGAGAAAAACGATGTCAATTCAGATAGACAAAGCAATATCAGCGAGGACACAAGATTAGCAACAAGCAGACGGTGA